A portion of the Eubacterium maltosivorans genome contains these proteins:
- the ftsW gene encoding putative lipid II flippase FtsW — translation MKKGKVDRPFVIALLILVGFGLLMVFSASMYSSTVDGSKGYSLFLKQFGFVALGLLVMGFMSNIDYRKYNNKKISMILLGVTVFLLLLVLIPGIGVKVNDARRWLNVGIGQFQPSELAKVTGILYLSSLLTREPEVLNGSTWEFTKQCMIPIFLICGITAIEPSLSAAMAIGFGMVAVLYFAGVRFKRFAPYAALGAAGVIGLMILEPWRLERFNVFLGRGSYDYQITQSLLAIGTGGIFGQGLGNGKQKFLFLPELQNDFIFANIGEEFGLIGCVFVLGLFAFIIWRGFKIANTSPDRFGYLYTSSVMLLLGFQVFVNVGVATSVIPVTGMALPFVSAGGTSMVVLFAMLGPILNISRQADLRKRKGRRK, via the coding sequence ATGAAAAAAGGAAAAGTAGACAGGCCGTTTGTCATCGCTCTGTTGATTTTGGTAGGCTTTGGCCTCCTGATGGTCTTTAGCGCCAGCATGTATTCTTCAACAGTCGACGGCAGCAAGGGCTACTCGCTCTTTCTCAAGCAATTTGGGTTTGTAGCGCTGGGGCTCCTTGTAATGGGCTTTATGAGTAATATCGATTATCGCAAATACAACAATAAAAAAATCAGCATGATCCTGCTGGGCGTGACGGTCTTTCTGCTGCTCCTTGTATTGATACCGGGCATCGGGGTTAAGGTCAATGATGCCAGACGCTGGCTGAATGTCGGCATCGGTCAGTTTCAGCCCTCGGAGCTCGCAAAGGTCACAGGCATTCTTTATCTTTCCTCGCTGCTCACGCGGGAGCCGGAGGTGCTGAACGGCAGTACCTGGGAGTTTACCAAGCAGTGCATGATCCCTATTTTTCTGATCTGCGGTATCACAGCCATTGAGCCCTCGCTGAGCGCGGCCATGGCCATCGGCTTTGGCATGGTGGCAGTGCTCTATTTTGCAGGGGTGCGTTTTAAACGCTTTGCGCCCTATGCGGCTCTGGGCGCGGCGGGTGTCATTGGGCTGATGATCCTTGAGCCCTGGCGGCTGGAACGTTTTAACGTGTTCCTGGGCCGCGGGAGCTATGATTATCAGATCACCCAGTCGCTTTTAGCCATTGGGACCGGCGGAATCTTTGGCCAGGGGCTGGGCAACGGCAAGCAGAAATTTCTGTTCCTGCCCGAGCTTCAGAATGACTTTATTTTCGCCAATATCGGTGAGGAGTTCGGCCTCATCGGCTGTGTTTTTGTTTTGGGTCTTTTCGCCTTCATTATCTGGCGCGGCTTCAAAATTGCCAACACCTCGCCAGACCGGTTCGGCTACCTTTACACCAGCAGTGTCATGCTGCTGCTCGGCTTTCAGGTGTTTGTAAACGTGGGGGTCGCCACCTCGGTCATCCCGGTTACCGGTATGGCGCTCCCCTTTGTCAGCGCTGGCGGGACCTCGATGGTTGTGCTCTTTGCCATGCTGGGGCCCATCCTCAATATTTCAAGGCAGGCCGACCTGCGCAAAAGGAAAGGGAGAAGAAAATGA
- the murD gene encoding UDP-N-acetylmuramoyl-L-alanine--D-glutamate ligase, whose translation MSEKILVIGAARSGVAVSKLLMDNGKAVVLTDNRPEDVVLAEFPQVRETLAELEEKGIETVFGRQIDTGVINEIDRVVTSPGVPLTIPIIAEAYRCGVPVIGEAELAYCMTKAPFVAITGTNGKTTTTTLTGEIFKNSGRKTYTVGNIGDPISNYVMEAAPEDVFVTEISAFQLETINKFRPAASAILNLSPDHMDRYGTMENYIAAKARIFENQRGEDFLVLNADDEQVCELGRQAQCRKYYFSLDKKVAQGAYAMDGGIFINDNESVIPICRIEEMGIKGPHNVQNALAATVLAYFMGVDVVSIAETLKSFGGVEHRQEFVANIGGVDYINDSKGTNTNAAIVALNAMTKPVILIAGGYDKKEDYSEFIEVVRKKVKRMVLVGATASQIEETAESQGYYNTVRVGDYDEAVKVASECAAPGDVVLLSPACASWDMFDNFEIRGQVFKDLVKRIGSN comes from the coding sequence TTGAGTGAAAAGATTTTAGTGATTGGGGCTGCCCGCAGCGGTGTGGCGGTTTCAAAGCTTTTAATGGATAACGGCAAAGCAGTGGTACTGACCGATAACCGTCCGGAGGACGTGGTTCTGGCAGAGTTTCCCCAGGTGCGGGAGACCTTGGCAGAGCTTGAGGAAAAGGGCATCGAAACGGTTTTTGGCCGTCAGATCGACACCGGGGTTATCAATGAGATTGACCGTGTGGTCACAAGCCCGGGCGTGCCGCTGACCATTCCCATCATCGCCGAGGCCTACCGCTGCGGCGTTCCTGTCATCGGCGAGGCTGAGCTGGCCTACTGTATGACAAAGGCGCCTTTTGTAGCCATCACCGGCACCAACGGCAAAACCACCACCACGACCCTCACAGGTGAAATCTTTAAGAACAGCGGCCGGAAAACCTATACGGTGGGCAACATTGGAGACCCCATCAGCAACTATGTGATGGAAGCAGCGCCTGAGGATGTTTTTGTGACAGAGATCAGCGCGTTTCAGCTGGAGACCATCAATAAATTCCGTCCAGCCGCTTCGGCCATTTTAAACCTGTCACCGGATCACATGGACCGGTACGGCACCATGGAAAACTACATTGCCGCCAAGGCCCGGATTTTTGAAAACCAGCGCGGCGAGGATTTTCTGGTGCTTAATGCCGATGACGAACAGGTCTGTGAGCTGGGCCGCCAGGCACAGTGCCGGAAGTACTATTTCAGCCTGGACAAAAAAGTGGCCCAGGGTGCCTACGCCATGGACGGCGGTATTTTTATCAATGACAATGAATCGGTCATTCCAATCTGCCGTATCGAGGAAATGGGTATCAAGGGCCCTCACAACGTACAGAACGCTCTTGCGGCCACAGTGCTCGCCTATTTTATGGGCGTGGACGTGGTCAGTATCGCGGAAACGCTGAAATCCTTTGGCGGGGTAGAACACCGCCAGGAATTTGTGGCGAACATCGGCGGCGTGGATTATATCAACGACTCCAAGGGCACGAACACCAACGCGGCCATCGTGGCATTGAACGCCATGACCAAACCGGTCATCCTCATCGCCGGGGGTTACGATAAAAAAGAAGACTACAGCGAATTTATCGAGGTGGTCAGGAAAAAGGTGAAACGGATGGTGCTGGTCGGAGCAACCGCGTCTCAGATTGAGGAGACAGCTGAGAGCCAGGGCTATTACAACACCGTGCGCGTGGGCGATTATGACGAGGCGGTCAAGGTTGCCTCTGAATGCGCGGCGCCTGGCGATGTGGTGCTGCTGTCACCAGCCTGTGCCAGCTGGGATATGTTTGATAATTTTGAAATCAGAGGACAGGTCTTTAAGGATTTAGTTAAACGAATCGGGAGTAACTGA
- the mraY gene encoding phospho-N-acetylmuramoyl-pentapeptide-transferase, with amino-acid sequence MDTLKISIVSLLAAFIIVWLAMPRVLPILHRLHFGQAIREEGPQSHMKKSGTPTMGGLVIQGAVLIAVMIISFFTRKWDFFPLIVMVAFGAIGFIDDFIKVSKKHNLGLRAWQKLVLQFVAALAIALYAAWTPSIGTELVVPFIGATVDFGFWYVPFTFFAVVAVTNAVNLTDGLDGLASGVTAIVCVFFLAMAVALNQVSTAVFSGAVIGACLGFLRYNSNPAEIFMGDTGSMALGGAVIVMAIITRMQIFVLIAGLLYVIEALSVVIQVGYFKLTHGKRFFKMAPIHHHFELKGWSETRVVTVFWIVTAVFVALAFLCL; translated from the coding sequence ATGGATACTTTAAAAATTTCAATTGTCAGTTTATTAGCCGCGTTTATTATTGTCTGGCTCGCGATGCCCAGAGTCCTGCCGATTCTGCACCGGCTGCACTTTGGGCAGGCCATCCGTGAGGAGGGTCCCCAGAGCCATATGAAAAAATCCGGCACACCCACCATGGGCGGCCTTGTCATCCAGGGCGCGGTTCTCATCGCTGTTATGATCATCAGCTTCTTTACCAGAAAATGGGACTTCTTTCCATTGATCGTGATGGTGGCCTTTGGTGCTATTGGCTTTATCGATGATTTTATCAAGGTTTCGAAGAAGCATAATCTGGGACTGCGCGCCTGGCAGAAACTGGTGCTTCAGTTTGTGGCGGCCCTGGCCATTGCCCTTTACGCGGCGTGGACGCCTTCCATCGGCACAGAGCTGGTTGTCCCCTTTATAGGCGCCACTGTGGATTTTGGGTTCTGGTATGTTCCTTTTACCTTTTTTGCTGTCGTGGCAGTGACCAACGCGGTCAACCTGACCGACGGCCTTGACGGTCTCGCTTCTGGCGTTACTGCCATTGTCTGCGTCTTTTTCCTGGCCATGGCCGTTGCGCTGAATCAGGTCAGCACTGCTGTTTTCAGCGGCGCGGTGATCGGCGCGTGCCTTGGCTTCCTGCGCTATAACTCAAACCCGGCCGAGATTTTTATGGGCGACACGGGCTCCATGGCTCTGGGCGGCGCTGTGATCGTGATGGCCATCATTACACGGATGCAAATATTCGTGCTGATCGCAGGCCTGCTCTACGTGATTGAGGCCTTATCGGTCGTGATACAGGTGGGTTATTTCAAGCTGACCCACGGCAAGCGCTTCTTTAAAATGGCGCCGATTCACCATCATTTTGAGCTGAAGGGCTGGAGTGAGACCCGGGTAGTCACCGTGTTCTGGATTGTTACGGCAGTCTTTGTGGCACTGGCATTTTTATGTTTATAA
- a CDS encoding UDP-N-acetylmuramoyl-tripeptide--D-alanyl-D-alanine ligase — protein MEKVSLEQLVKITEGRLIQKGKTDWVTGAAIDSRKIEKNDLFIPIKGEKVDGHRFIETAAEKGCSTSFTETEALDFPEGINIVLVESCLEAMKALAKYNRERYDIPVIAVTGSSGKTTTKDLIASVLSQKYNTLKTQGNFNNEYGIPQTLFNLQPEHEIAVIEMGMDHLNDIRKSIGEVRPHIGVITNIGTAHIEILKTQDNILAAKKEIFETMGAGDIALLNGDDVYLNKIREDEEPFSVARVGIRGAGLSLKAEQVESSAQGIRFEADGEHYHFAYPGIHNVYNCLTAIWLGRYYQMTHDEIQHGLDAFKPSGNRMDIVKVKAATVINDSYNANPDAMKAALDMLWDMGKGSRRLAVLGDMLEMGEMSETGHLEIGAYAAEKADVLIAVGPESKAYIKGAGASLADERCFWSADAESAGRLLKKLMAPGDVILIKASRGVHLEKTLEMIQE, from the coding sequence ATGGAAAAAGTTTCACTTGAACAATTGGTGAAAATCACAGAAGGCCGGCTTATCCAGAAAGGAAAAACGGACTGGGTCACCGGCGCGGCCATCGATAGCCGTAAAATTGAAAAAAATGATCTTTTTATCCCGATTAAGGGTGAAAAGGTAGATGGGCACCGTTTCATCGAAACCGCGGCTGAAAAAGGCTGCTCAACAAGCTTTACAGAGACAGAAGCCCTGGATTTTCCAGAGGGGATCAACATCGTTCTGGTCGAATCCTGCCTGGAAGCCATGAAGGCCCTGGCGAAGTACAACCGGGAGCGCTATGATATACCGGTCATCGCCGTTACCGGCAGCAGCGGGAAGACCACCACCAAGGACCTCATCGCCTCGGTGCTGTCTCAGAAATACAACACCCTGAAAACCCAGGGAAATTTTAACAACGAGTATGGAATACCCCAGACCCTCTTTAATTTACAGCCAGAGCACGAAATCGCCGTGATCGAGATGGGAATGGACCACCTGAACGATATTCGAAAATCCATCGGTGAGGTCAGGCCGCATATTGGTGTTATCACAAATATCGGCACAGCCCATATCGAGATTCTGAAAACCCAGGATAACATCCTGGCGGCCAAGAAGGAAATCTTTGAGACCATGGGCGCTGGCGACATCGCGCTGCTCAACGGGGACGATGTGTATCTCAATAAGATCAGAGAGGATGAAGAGCCCTTCTCGGTTGCCCGAGTGGGGATCAGGGGCGCGGGTCTGTCGCTTAAGGCAGAACAGGTCGAGTCCTCTGCCCAGGGTATCCGCTTTGAGGCAGACGGCGAACACTACCACTTTGCTTACCCTGGCATTCACAATGTTTACAACTGCCTGACCGCCATCTGGCTCGGCAGATATTATCAGATGACCCATGACGAAATCCAGCACGGCCTCGACGCCTTTAAACCAAGCGGCAACCGCATGGATATTGTCAAGGTAAAAGCGGCCACGGTGATCAACGACTCTTATAACGCCAATCCCGACGCCATGAAGGCAGCCCTTGATATGCTGTGGGATATGGGGAAAGGCAGCCGCAGGCTCGCGGTGCTCGGAGATATGCTGGAAATGGGCGAGATGTCTGAGACCGGCCACCTCGAGATTGGCGCTTATGCGGCAGAAAAGGCCGATGTGCTCATTGCGGTGGGCCCGGAATCGAAAGCCTATATTAAAGGCGCAGGCGCCAGCCTGGCAGATGAGCGCTGCTTCTGGTCTGCCGACGCAGAGAGTGCCGGCAGACTGCTGAAAAAGCTGATGGCGCCGGGAGACGTGATTCTCATCAAGGCCTCCAGGGGCGTACATCTGGAAAAAACACTGGAAATGATTCAGGAGTAA
- a CDS encoding penicillin-binding transpeptidase domain-containing protein: MYYAIVILAVAFLILVIKLMYLQIIDSTDQYSRQVDQLVEEVPLKASRGNIYDRNMRILVQDSSATAIHVIPLEVKEPEKLARELSEKLNLDYQEVLDKVNKTEDDKVEVKNGVKKGDGEKVVAGIPEGVSFLDGTVYAVPDEVKDPESAAQVLVSVLGMDYDDAYEVLTRKENSAVLIEGKVDNTLAREIKEDQAIKNEKGETKSYNGIELIEDKRRYYTNGNFASYVLGFTGQDHTGLTGVESSYNDQLKGDDGIIYFQKDAQGNQIPSQTKIIKKPTQGKDLTLTIDSNIQMLAERGLKSAVEEWKAKSGTAIVMDTKTGEIIAMATQPDYNLNDPYSISDYYSSKHAGDLKDKSKADQLSEMWKNPAVSFIYEPGSTFKAVTASSALEEGVVTPDTKVYCSGSININGVTVNCTGSHGTQTVSEAIANSCNPGLVQIIQKLDPALFYQYVYNFGFGKQTGIELPGEESGIINRPFDGNGEINLLDYATFSFGQGLATTPIQLLSALNCVVNNGYYMNPTIIGKGSSQQEYVNNQLNGPKQIISSDTSAEMRNIMKNVVAENSTLANLAEGYSIGGKTGTAEKFVDGAYNSTYYVTSFFCYAPVEDPRYSILMVLDEPDPSAFGGTSAAPTAINLMKQVLDYMGGQTDSDTQIQQNSITIPDLIGQEKDFAVKILEEKGIKYKLEVKGDGDTVISQSFPAQSVYDPNTELVLEIGSQSSENGDKVTVPDLNGMSIQSVNEIVTGLGLNLKVTGSGFATEQSLAAGTVVDKGSEISVTFKP; the protein is encoded by the coding sequence ATGTATTATGCAATTGTTATTTTAGCAGTTGCATTTTTAATACTTGTAATAAAGCTGATGTATCTCCAGATTATCGACTCCACCGACCAGTACTCGCGTCAGGTGGATCAGCTGGTGGAGGAGGTGCCGTTAAAGGCCTCCCGGGGAAATATTTATGACCGCAACATGCGTATCCTGGTGCAGGACTCCTCAGCCACCGCTATCCACGTCATCCCGTTGGAGGTCAAGGAACCGGAAAAACTGGCAAGAGAACTCAGTGAGAAGCTGAACCTTGATTACCAGGAGGTTCTGGACAAGGTCAACAAGACGGAGGATGACAAGGTCGAGGTTAAAAACGGGGTTAAAAAAGGCGATGGCGAGAAGGTCGTGGCCGGCATCCCCGAGGGAGTCAGCTTTCTGGACGGCACCGTCTACGCAGTGCCCGATGAGGTCAAAGACCCCGAATCTGCCGCGCAGGTGCTGGTCAGCGTGCTGGGTATGGACTACGACGACGCCTACGAGGTGCTGACCCGCAAGGAAAACAGTGCGGTGCTCATCGAGGGCAAGGTTGACAACACCCTGGCCCGGGAGATTAAAGAGGACCAGGCCATTAAAAATGAAAAGGGCGAGACCAAGAGCTACAACGGCATTGAGCTCATTGAGGATAAACGCCGCTATTATACCAACGGCAATTTTGCCTCCTATGTCTTAGGGTTTACCGGGCAGGACCACACCGGGCTCACCGGGGTCGAATCCTCCTACAACGATCAGCTGAAGGGGGACGACGGCATCATTTATTTCCAGAAGGATGCCCAGGGAAACCAGATCCCTTCACAGACCAAAATCATCAAGAAACCGACCCAGGGCAAGGACCTGACGCTGACCATCGACAGCAATATTCAGATGCTGGCCGAGCGGGGACTCAAGTCTGCCGTTGAGGAGTGGAAGGCCAAAAGCGGCACCGCCATTGTCATGGATACCAAAACCGGCGAGATCATCGCCATGGCCACCCAGCCGGATTATAATCTGAACGATCCCTATTCCATCAGCGACTACTACAGTTCGAAGCATGCGGGCGACCTTAAGGATAAATCCAAGGCTGACCAGCTCAGTGAGATGTGGAAGAACCCTGCAGTCAGCTTTATTTATGAGCCTGGCTCTACCTTCAAAGCCGTAACAGCGTCCAGCGCTCTTGAGGAGGGCGTGGTGACGCCGGACACCAAGGTGTACTGCAGCGGCTCCATCAATATTAACGGCGTAACCGTCAACTGTACAGGCTCCCACGGCACACAGACAGTTTCAGAAGCCATTGCCAACTCCTGTAACCCGGGGCTGGTTCAGATCATTCAGAAGCTGGACCCGGCGCTGTTTTACCAGTATGTTTACAACTTTGGCTTTGGCAAGCAGACTGGCATCGAGCTCCCGGGAGAGGAATCCGGGATCATCAACCGCCCATTTGATGGAAACGGTGAGATCAACCTTCTGGACTACGCCACCTTCTCCTTTGGACAGGGCCTTGCCACCACACCTATTCAGCTGCTCTCAGCGCTGAACTGTGTTGTCAATAACGGTTACTATATGAATCCGACCATCATCGGAAAGGGGAGCAGCCAGCAGGAATATGTCAATAATCAGCTGAACGGCCCCAAGCAGATCATTTCCTCAGATACCTCGGCGGAAATGCGTAACATCATGAAAAATGTCGTCGCTGAAAACTCGACCCTCGCCAATCTGGCAGAGGGCTACAGTATTGGCGGCAAGACCGGTACAGCCGAAAAATTTGTGGACGGCGCTTACAACAGCACCTATTATGTTACCTCCTTTTTCTGCTACGCGCCGGTCGAGGACCCGCGATACTCAATCCTTATGGTGCTTGACGAGCCAGACCCCAGCGCCTTTGGGGGCACCAGCGCCGCGCCGACAGCCATTAATCTGATGAAGCAGGTTCTGGACTACATGGGCGGCCAGACCGACAGCGACACCCAGATTCAGCAGAACTCCATTACCATCCCGGACCTGATCGGCCAGGAAAAGGATTTTGCCGTTAAAATTCTGGAGGAAAAGGGCATCAAGTATAAGCTGGAGGTAAAGGGTGACGGTGATACGGTCATTTCCCAGAGCTTCCCGGCCCAGAGTGTCTACGACCCCAATACAGAGCTGGTGCTTGAAATTGGGTCCCAGAGCAGTGAAAATGGTGACAAAGTCACAGTTCCAGACCTGAATGGTATGTCCATCCAGTCTGTCAACGAGATTGTTACCGGCCTTGGCCTCAATCTTAAGGTCACCGGCTCCGGCTTTGCCACCGAGCAGTCCCTGGCGGCGGGAACCGTTGTCGATAAAGGCAGTGAGATCAGCGTGACTTTTAAGCCTTAA
- the rsmH gene encoding 16S rRNA (cytosine(1402)-N(4))-methyltransferase RsmH, which produces MEFSHTTVLLHETVDGLMIKPDGTYVDGTLGGGGHSELICKRLSKDGTLIGIDQDDFALDYAGKRLAPCACHKQFVKNNFVNLKEVLELTGVSQIDGIIYDLGVSSFQFDDETRGFSYHHDGPLDMRMDSGAALSAYEVVNTYPPERLKKVLQVYGEERFAGRIVNAVIKERETKPIETTLELSELIKAAYPAKERFKEKHPARKSFQAIRLEVNHELDILEDAFSAGIEALKPGGRMCIITFHSLEDRIVKHFFKDKQNPCTCPPEFPTCVCGKKPEVKIITRKPILPSAEEIEANRRSRSAKLRIAEKL; this is translated from the coding sequence TTGGAATTTTCACACACAACGGTGCTTTTGCACGAAACCGTAGATGGGCTGATGATTAAGCCAGACGGTACCTATGTAGACGGTACCCTGGGCGGCGGCGGCCATTCAGAGCTGATCTGCAAACGCCTGAGTAAAGACGGAACCCTGATCGGCATCGACCAGGACGATTTTGCTCTGGACTATGCGGGCAAACGCCTCGCGCCCTGCGCGTGCCACAAGCAGTTTGTCAAAAATAATTTTGTCAATCTGAAAGAGGTACTCGAGCTGACCGGCGTCTCACAGATCGACGGCATTATTTACGACCTGGGGGTTTCCTCCTTTCAGTTCGATGATGAAACCCGGGGTTTTTCTTACCATCACGACGGCCCACTGGACATGCGTATGGACAGCGGAGCAGCGCTGTCGGCCTATGAGGTCGTCAACACCTATCCGCCGGAGCGCCTGAAAAAGGTGCTGCAGGTCTATGGGGAGGAGCGTTTTGCCGGCCGTATTGTAAACGCCGTTATAAAGGAAAGGGAAACGAAGCCCATCGAGACGACCCTGGAGCTCAGCGAGCTCATCAAAGCCGCCTACCCGGCTAAAGAGCGCTTCAAGGAGAAGCATCCGGCGCGCAAAAGCTTTCAGGCCATCCGCCTGGAGGTCAACCATGAGCTGGACATTTTAGAGGATGCCTTTTCAGCGGGGATCGAAGCACTGAAGCCCGGAGGGCGCATGTGCATCATTACCTTCCATTCCCTTGAGGACCGGATCGTCAAGCATTTTTTCAAGGACAAGCAGAACCCCTGCACCTGTCCGCCGGAGTTCCCCACTTGCGTGTGCGGGAAAAAACCGGAAGTCAAGATTATAACGCGCAAACCGATCCTTCCATCAGCGGAGGAGATCGAGGCCAACCGCAGGTCCAGAAGCGCTAAGTTAAGAATTGCAGAAAAGCTATAG
- the mraZ gene encoding division/cell wall cluster transcriptional repressor MraZ encodes MFFGEYEHNIDDKGRLIIPSKFREALGKDFVITKGLDCCLFVFSTEEWEIFVNKLRTLPISDKDARDFTRFFFSGASECALDKQGRISIPATLRKHAELEKETKIIGVSNRLEIWNTENWDNYNNMDVSDIADKMAELGI; translated from the coding sequence ATGTTCTTTGGCGAATACGAGCATAATATTGACGACAAGGGCCGTCTGATCATCCCCTCCAAATTCAGGGAGGCGCTGGGCAAGGACTTTGTCATCACCAAGGGGCTTGACTGCTGCCTTTTTGTCTTTTCAACCGAGGAGTGGGAGATCTTTGTGAACAAGCTCAGAACCCTGCCCATCTCGGATAAGGACGCCCGGGATTTCACACGTTTCTTTTTCAGCGGCGCCTCCGAGTGCGCGCTGGACAAGCAGGGGCGTATCTCCATTCCCGCGACGCTCAGAAAGCATGCGGAGCTGGAGAAGGAAACCAAGATTATCGGCGTTTCCAACCGGCTTGAAATCTGGAACACAGAAAATTGGGACAACTACAACAATATGGACGTCAGCGATATTGCCGATAAAATGGCAGAGCTGGGAATTTAG
- a CDS encoding ACT domain-containing protein, with amino-acid sequence MRAVVTVIGKDRTGIIYNVSKILAESNANIEDISQTVMQDFFTMIMLVDVTKMTCDFAQLKEELEALSKTIGMSIRIQHEDIFNAMHSI; translated from the coding sequence ATGAGAGCAGTAGTTACGGTCATTGGTAAGGACCGCACAGGAATTATTTACAATGTGTCCAAAATTCTGGCAGAGAGCAACGCCAACATTGAGGACATCAGCCAAACGGTTATGCAGGACTTTTTCACCATGATCATGCTGGTGGACGTCACCAAGATGACCTGCGATTTCGCGCAGCTCAAGGAAGAGCTGGAAGCGCTCAGCAAGACCATCGGCATGTCGATCCGCATTCAGCATGAAGACATTTTTAATGCCATGCATTCCATTTAA
- a CDS encoding PFL family protein has protein sequence MAMFKDVLETVRMIEKENLDIRTITMGISLMDCIDADGEKARRKIYDKITRMAEHLVSQGERIETEFGIPIVNKRVSVTPISLIAGASNDTDYVAYAETLDKAAHEIGVNFIGGFSALVPKGFTRGDLNLINSIPEALACTERVCSSVNLGSTKTGINMDAVKMMGEIVKQTAYLTRDDDSIGCAKLVVFCNAVEDNPFMAGAYHGIGQPDTVLHVGVSGPGVVKKALEKHQNASFDEMAEIIKKTAFKITRAGQLVGTTVAERLGVPFGILDLSLAPTPEIGDSVARILEEMGLEHCGAHGTTAALAMLNDAVKKGGIMASTSVGGLSGAFIPVSEDEGMIEAASIGALSLDKLEAMTCVCSVGLDMIAIPGDTPAATISGIIADEAAIGMINAKTTAVRLIPVYGKGLGESASFGGLLGTAPIMAVNPNDCSVFVNRGGKIPAPIHSFKN, from the coding sequence ATGGCAATGTTTAAAGATGTGCTTGAAACCGTCCGTATGATCGAGAAGGAAAATCTGGATATCCGTACCATTACCATGGGGATCTCTCTGATGGACTGCATCGACGCCGACGGCGAAAAAGCCCGCCGCAAAATTTATGACAAAATTACCCGAATGGCTGAACACCTGGTATCCCAGGGCGAACGCATCGAAACCGAGTTTGGCATTCCAATCGTCAACAAGCGCGTCTCGGTGACGCCCATTTCTCTGATTGCGGGGGCCAGCAATGACACGGACTATGTGGCCTACGCCGAAACCCTGGATAAAGCCGCCCACGAAATCGGCGTCAACTTTATCGGCGGGTTCTCCGCGCTGGTGCCCAAGGGCTTTACACGGGGGGACCTCAACCTGATCAACTCCATTCCCGAGGCGCTGGCCTGCACCGAGCGTGTCTGCTCCTCTGTCAACCTTGGCTCCACCAAAACTGGAATCAACATGGACGCGGTTAAAATGATGGGCGAGATTGTCAAACAGACGGCTTACCTCACACGCGACGACGACTCCATCGGCTGCGCAAAACTGGTGGTCTTCTGCAACGCGGTCGAGGACAACCCCTTCATGGCAGGCGCCTACCACGGCATCGGCCAGCCGGACACTGTGCTGCATGTGGGTGTCAGCGGACCGGGCGTTGTCAAAAAGGCTCTTGAAAAACACCAGAATGCCAGCTTTGACGAGATGGCTGAGATCATTAAAAAGACAGCCTTTAAGATCACCCGCGCCGGCCAGCTTGTGGGCACCACAGTCGCAGAGCGCCTGGGCGTTCCCTTTGGCATTCTGGATCTCTCTCTGGCTCCAACACCCGAAATCGGCGACTCTGTTGCCCGTATTCTTGAAGAGATGGGACTGGAACACTGCGGCGCCCACGGAACCACCGCAGCGCTGGCCATGCTCAACGACGCGGTTAAGAAAGGCGGCATCATGGCCTCTACCTCCGTTGGCGGCCTGAGCGGCGCTTTTATTCCCGTCAGTGAGGACGAGGGCATGATCGAGGCAGCCTCCATTGGTGCGCTGTCCCTCGACAAGCTGGAAGCCATGACCTGTGTCTGCTCCGTCGGCCTCGACATGATCGCCATTCCGGGCGATACCCCTGCCGCGACCATCTCCGGCATCATCGCCGACGAGGCGGCCATTGGCATGATCAACGCCAAAACCACCGCTGTGCGCCTGATTCCAGTATACGGCAAGGGCCTTGGCGAGTCTGCCTCCTTTGGCGGGCTGCTGGGCACTGCGCCCATCATGGCAGTCAATCCCAACGACTGCTCTGTCTTTGTGAACCGCGGCGGCAAAATTCCCGCTCCGATCCACAGCTTTAAAAATTAA
- a CDS encoding NAD(P)H-dependent oxidoreductase subunit E: MEDLKVAVCVCTECVMKGAMDIIESIESLNDVKDVLELSRGIYIETVKCIGEARHGMKSPIVSVGDVVIEKANTETVMAQILEMTK, from the coding sequence ATGGAAGATTTAAAAGTAGCAGTTTGTGTCTGTACAGAATGTGTCATGAAAGGCGCCATGGACATCATCGAATCCATCGAGAGCTTAAACGATGTGAAGGATGTTCTGGAGCTTTCACGCGGTATTTATATCGAAACGGTTAAATGTATCGGCGAAGCAAGGCATGGAATGAAATCCCCTATTGTTTCTGTCGGAGATGTTGTGATCGAAAAGGCAAATACTGAGACTGTTATGGCACAAATTCTTGAAATGACAAAATAA